The following proteins are co-located in the Polystyrenella longa genome:
- a CDS encoding penicillin-binding transpeptidase domain-containing protein: MLNQPINPFSSSQTEVRSAMEVLRTDQNPLLRLLTLLVGFGCIVSVILYRLYFIQTELTDDYAALFDKEYVAEVSLPSLDGRILTREGMVLAEDRQVLNLTSHYRWLEEPANENWLKRHARNRLSPQERRDKEKIAEQELIILAERDAMWERVAQLTGQTTEEIRVARKAIQLRVERQLDAVNRRQAERETQAAADNEDETDQPDDWWSRLSHSVKRELTTTPHRHADDPLVIREELEYHTVVENITMETASRIKTHRSQFPGLDFDTTNERHYPQRDLAAHIIGVRRPLTPEQYAERQETLEGADPLDYQIGDHIGLTGLEKRYDRQIRGLRGLRRIRKNQHGEILSDEVVRNPRKGRNVIVSLNSQLQRTIQDFLENEIALGDEIPAINEEDQRSAEEVVDGGPVQTAIGQGSHIQPPAGGAVIVLDVRTGEVVAAVSAPGFDLELMSHPEKNLPRWQQLQQDQRGPFMTRFTQMAVAPGSVFKTMSSIAMLHSGQWNPDEPRFCQGFLHRPHQYRCYIYSHYGHGHGDMSLTDALCQSCNVYFFTAAEELGAQPFVDWARRLGFGQRSGIDLPDERSGNLPNLKPGDVGYSGNSRGLAIGQARLTTTPIQIARMMAFIANGGELVTPYIVDQIEDVDAVQPQFREPTVLPIPGANDDMLARIREGLWMVVQNPRGTGYKHVRLSEVEIAGKTGTAEVGAGRRDHAWFAGYVPADRPKYAFAVVMEHAGSGGKMAGPVAKKVVQTMLEVGLLGAPAELASKQTKE; encoded by the coding sequence ATGTTGAATCAACCGATCAATCCATTCTCTTCTTCCCAGACCGAAGTCCGGTCGGCAATGGAAGTGTTGCGGACGGATCAGAACCCACTGCTCAGACTGTTGACGTTGCTGGTGGGATTCGGTTGCATCGTCAGCGTTATTCTTTATCGGCTCTATTTTATTCAAACCGAACTGACGGACGACTATGCGGCTCTGTTTGATAAAGAGTACGTAGCTGAAGTCTCTCTCCCATCTCTCGATGGCCGCATTCTCACGAGAGAAGGGATGGTTCTGGCGGAGGATCGACAGGTCCTCAATCTCACGTCCCACTACCGCTGGTTGGAAGAACCGGCCAATGAGAACTGGCTGAAGCGGCATGCACGGAATCGCCTTTCCCCCCAGGAGCGTCGCGATAAGGAGAAGATTGCCGAACAGGAATTAATTATCCTGGCAGAACGAGATGCAATGTGGGAACGAGTCGCGCAATTGACGGGGCAGACAACGGAAGAAATTCGGGTGGCTCGAAAAGCGATACAACTTCGGGTGGAACGTCAGTTAGACGCTGTAAATCGTCGACAGGCGGAACGAGAAACTCAAGCGGCAGCCGACAATGAGGATGAAACAGATCAGCCTGATGACTGGTGGTCCCGGCTGAGCCATTCGGTCAAACGCGAACTGACCACGACCCCGCATCGGCACGCCGACGATCCACTCGTCATTCGAGAAGAGCTGGAATATCACACCGTGGTGGAGAACATCACGATGGAAACGGCGAGCCGTATTAAAACACATCGGTCCCAGTTTCCCGGACTCGACTTTGACACAACCAACGAACGCCATTATCCCCAACGCGATCTCGCGGCTCATATCATCGGAGTTCGCCGCCCACTGACGCCCGAACAATACGCCGAACGCCAAGAGACACTCGAAGGGGCGGATCCGCTTGATTATCAGATCGGTGATCACATCGGCTTGACCGGTCTCGAAAAAAGATACGACCGCCAGATCAGGGGATTACGCGGTCTTCGCCGGATCAGAAAAAATCAGCACGGCGAGATTCTATCCGACGAGGTCGTGCGGAATCCTCGTAAGGGGCGAAACGTGATCGTCTCGCTGAACAGTCAATTGCAGCGAACAATTCAGGACTTCCTGGAAAACGAAATCGCTCTTGGCGATGAGATTCCAGCAATCAACGAAGAGGATCAGCGATCGGCCGAAGAAGTCGTGGATGGTGGCCCGGTTCAGACGGCAATTGGTCAGGGAAGTCATATTCAACCTCCGGCCGGTGGAGCCGTTATCGTGCTGGATGTCCGCACGGGAGAAGTGGTCGCAGCGGTTTCGGCACCCGGATTCGATCTCGAATTGATGTCGCACCCTGAAAAAAATCTGCCGCGCTGGCAACAGTTACAACAGGACCAACGTGGTCCCTTCATGACCCGGTTCACTCAAATGGCGGTGGCCCCCGGATCGGTCTTCAAGACGATGTCTTCCATCGCCATGTTACACAGTGGCCAGTGGAATCCGGACGAACCTCGTTTCTGTCAGGGGTTTTTGCATCGTCCGCATCAATACCGTTGTTACATCTATTCGCATTATGGCCACGGACATGGCGACATGAGTTTGACGGATGCTCTCTGTCAGTCGTGTAACGTCTATTTCTTCACAGCAGCGGAAGAACTGGGGGCTCAACCTTTCGTCGACTGGGCCCGCCGTCTCGGTTTTGGACAGCGTTCCGGGATCGATCTGCCGGATGAGCGCAGTGGCAACCTGCCAAACTTGAAACCGGGAGATGTCGGTTACTCGGGCAACAGTCGCGGCCTCGCCATCGGTCAGGCTCGTCTGACGACGACTCCCATACAGATTGCCCGGATGATGGCCTTCATCGCCAATGGAGGCGAGCTGGTCACTCCTTATATCGTCGACCAGATTGAAGATGTCGACGCGGTCCAACCCCAATTCCGCGAACCGACCGTTTTACCAATTCCGGGAGCCAATGACGACATGCTCGCCCGTATCCGCGAGGGTTTGTGGATGGTGGTGCAGAACCCCCGGGGGACAGGATACAAACATGTTCGCCTGTCCGAAGTCGAAATTGCAGGCAAAACGGGGACAGCCGAAGTCGGTGCCGGACGCCGCGATCACGCCTGGTTCGCCGGGTATGTCCCCGCCGATCGTCCAAAATACGCCTTCGCCGTTGTCATGGAACATGCTGGTTCCGGTGGCAAAATGGCCGGCCCTGTCGCCAAAAAAGTGGTCCAGACCATGCTCGAAGTCGGCCTCCTCGGAGCCCCAGCCGAACTCGCCAGCAAGCAGACCAAAGAGTAA
- the mreB gene encoding rod shape-determining protein, producing the protein MLNRVKQYLCPDLAIDLGTANTLVARQGRGIMVNEPSVVALQKGTREVLGRGTAVGKLARQMLGRTPDSITAVRPLQDGVITDFELCEAMLRYFIEKASHQKMGLKPRVVIAVPGGITPVEKRAVFNSAERAGAGRVFLLDESRAASIGAGLPISEPMASMVCDIGGGTTEVAILSLGDIVVGKSIRLAGDEMDVAIVDYLRQKFSMRIGVQTAEQIKINIGSAYPLDRELNMEVSGLDTISGVPRKAVVTSEQVRESLRSPLESILNCMKNVIEQCKPELVADLADQGVVLTGGGALLTGLDRFMNEQLGIPARVTEDPLTTVARGTAICLEHLAQWRDSLDDGSE; encoded by the coding sequence ATGCTGAATCGCGTTAAACAATATCTCTGCCCCGATCTCGCTATCGATCTAGGGACAGCCAATACACTCGTGGCCCGACAGGGGCGAGGGATCATGGTGAATGAACCCTCCGTAGTTGCCCTGCAGAAGGGTACCCGCGAAGTTCTCGGTCGCGGTACCGCCGTCGGGAAACTCGCCCGACAAATGCTGGGACGAACGCCCGACTCCATCACAGCCGTCCGCCCCTTGCAGGATGGCGTGATCACTGACTTTGAACTGTGCGAAGCGATGCTTCGTTACTTCATCGAAAAGGCGAGCCATCAGAAAATGGGGCTGAAACCGCGCGTCGTGATTGCGGTTCCAGGTGGAATTACTCCTGTGGAAAAACGAGCCGTCTTCAACAGTGCTGAACGCGCTGGAGCGGGACGTGTGTTCCTACTTGATGAATCCAGAGCGGCCAGCATTGGTGCCGGACTGCCCATCTCAGAACCGATGGCCAGCATGGTTTGCGATATCGGCGGTGGTACCACGGAAGTGGCCATTCTCTCTCTGGGTGATATTGTCGTCGGAAAATCGATTCGTCTCGCGGGTGATGAAATGGATGTCGCCATCGTCGACTACTTGCGACAGAAATTCTCCATGCGAATCGGTGTACAGACAGCCGAACAAATCAAAATCAACATTGGTAGCGCCTACCCGCTCGATCGGGAATTGAACATGGAAGTCAGTGGGCTCGATACGATCAGCGGTGTTCCCCGTAAAGCGGTTGTTACCAGCGAACAGGTCCGCGAATCATTACGTAGTCCGTTGGAATCGATCCTGAACTGCATGAAGAACGTCATCGAACAATGTAAACCAGAACTCGTCGCTGACTTGGCGGATCAAGGGGTGGTCCTCACTGGTGGTGGTGCGCTGCTGACCGGACTCGATCGATTCATGAACGAACAACTGGGCATCCCCGCCCGCGTCACGGAAGACCCCCTCACTACGGTTGCCCGCGGCACCGCCATCTGTCTCGAACACCTCGCCCAATGGCGCGACAGTTTAGATGATGGCTCAGAGTAG
- a CDS encoding rod shape-determining protein MreD — MKTTFKLFLLLYVALVCQAGLTGELTVWSMSPSFLAMLMVGLTAATSGNRAYFLAAMVGLADDALRGETMGLGMFVAVLGLWISQWKAEEKKGETAYGRSFFLLSWYVAGVNLSVTLLDGQLKWWQSVVTQSVGSIFYTAAMLVTLVLMQRLVKRFWSGSSSKVAWR; from the coding sequence ATGAAAACAACCTTCAAGCTATTTCTGCTCCTCTATGTTGCTCTGGTCTGTCAGGCCGGATTGACGGGGGAGTTGACCGTCTGGTCGATGTCGCCTTCGTTTCTGGCGATGTTGATGGTGGGACTGACTGCGGCGACGTCTGGTAACCGAGCGTATTTCCTGGCTGCGATGGTTGGTCTGGCCGACGATGCATTACGCGGGGAAACGATGGGGTTAGGTATGTTCGTGGCCGTGTTGGGGCTCTGGATCAGTCAGTGGAAGGCAGAGGAAAAAAAAGGAGAAACGGCGTACGGACGTTCCTTCTTTCTGTTGTCCTGGTATGTCGCCGGAGTCAATCTGTCGGTCACGTTGCTGGATGGTCAACTCAAGTGGTGGCAGTCGGTCGTGACTCAGTCGGTGGGGTCGATATTTTATACAGCCGCAATGCTGGTGACGTTGGTATTAATGCAACGGCTGGTTAAGCGTTTCTGGTCCGGTTCCTCAAGTAAAGTTGCCTGGCGATAA
- a CDS encoding cytochrome c oxidase subunit II — protein sequence MTVSILGILVLLLIFVGLLGVLFIAGGFGRRNRTLDLSGGLLVLLGMVVLFAAKLGPPAFQLLNLPTSGAPQVATVSEPSVGTSIESPSVSINAELQSEVIHSHPLIVQRDWDWVSPELLTLVLLFSGFSVWFLIRSTRFRAAALSLVAGVTLLAVLWMGARGVSQTQTWVMDSTSTISSDEAGQIIASQPTEVQMYFQSWSKVLFIVAVAISLVFAFAMYVFFVSRRPTTEVRSSRFLHSTLWALPVVLISGMVLLTYLDHLQRTIQVPEAELVRIDGEGTDIDLPHGGFESGMILEIQDDLSLDQLEIESAELPTDTATISGSSPQDPSLEVTPEDGTAKEPAKAESPPSETAIALEYPEWIERGAEVRHSEVPEGDVFRFTVMSDLFESNAAAVEDALHRLSQQTIHLYGTQSSGSALQRIPNEFLRSSAVIHTYSVAGLVTTEQNKFPMYRVWLDCEVDTFAGSQPFQYWKEVLVQHRMWTLAGLIGFFVLVFVALSILFRLNHFSQGQFERRLKLAYIILVLVAGIGVMSLIA from the coding sequence ATGACAGTTTCAATCCTGGGAATACTGGTTTTATTGTTAATCTTCGTCGGCTTACTCGGAGTACTCTTCATCGCGGGCGGATTTGGCCGACGTAACCGGACTCTAGATTTATCTGGCGGTCTCTTAGTGCTTCTGGGAATGGTAGTATTATTTGCCGCGAAACTCGGGCCGCCAGCCTTTCAATTACTAAATCTTCCAACCTCCGGCGCTCCTCAGGTCGCTACTGTATCGGAACCAAGTGTGGGAACTTCAATTGAATCACCTTCAGTGTCAATCAACGCTGAACTGCAATCGGAGGTGATCCATTCCCATCCGCTAATAGTCCAAAGGGACTGGGACTGGGTCAGCCCGGAGTTACTTACACTCGTCTTGTTGTTCTCAGGTTTTAGCGTCTGGTTCTTGATCCGGTCGACCCGTTTTCGTGCAGCGGCATTGTCGCTAGTCGCGGGGGTAACCTTGCTGGCCGTGTTATGGATGGGGGCGAGAGGGGTCTCGCAGACGCAAACCTGGGTCATGGATTCCACCTCGACGATTTCCTCCGATGAAGCGGGGCAGATCATTGCCAGTCAGCCAACTGAAGTTCAGATGTATTTTCAAAGCTGGAGTAAAGTCTTGTTCATCGTCGCTGTCGCGATCTCGTTGGTTTTTGCCTTTGCAATGTATGTATTCTTCGTCAGTCGCAGACCTACGACGGAGGTTCGTTCAAGCCGCTTTCTGCATTCAACTCTGTGGGCTTTGCCAGTCGTGTTAATCTCGGGGATGGTCTTGCTCACCTATCTCGACCATCTGCAACGAACGATTCAGGTGCCGGAAGCGGAACTGGTTCGCATCGACGGCGAAGGCACGGATATTGATCTTCCTCATGGTGGGTTTGAGTCTGGCATGATTCTGGAAATTCAGGACGACTTGTCACTGGATCAACTGGAAATAGAGAGTGCCGAACTTCCTACGGACACCGCAACAATCTCAGGATCTTCCCCTCAGGATCCTTCCCTCGAAGTGACGCCGGAGGATGGAACCGCCAAAGAGCCAGCTAAGGCGGAATCACCGCCGTCGGAAACGGCCATTGCTTTGGAGTATCCGGAATGGATCGAACGGGGGGCGGAGGTGCGTCACTCAGAGGTACCGGAGGGGGATGTTTTTCGGTTTACCGTCATGAGTGATCTGTTTGAATCGAACGCGGCCGCTGTTGAAGACGCGCTGCATCGGCTTTCGCAACAGACGATTCACCTTTACGGAACCCAGTCTTCCGGTTCCGCATTGCAGCGAATTCCCAATGAATTCCTGCGGAGTTCCGCCGTCATTCATACGTATAGCGTTGCAGGTCTGGTCACAACCGAACAGAATAAGTTTCCGATGTACCGGGTCTGGCTCGACTGTGAAGTCGATACTTTCGCCGGATCCCAGCCTTTCCAATACTGGAAAGAGGTTCTCGTCCAACACCGCATGTGGACTTTGGCCGGGCTGATCGGATTCTTCGTGCTGGTCTTTGTTGCTCTTTCAATTCTCTTCCGGTTGAATCATTTCTCCCAGGGACAATTTGAACGACGACTCAAGCTGGCCTACATCATTCTCGTTCTGGTCGCCGGCATCGGGGTGATGTCCCTTATTGCGTGA
- a CDS encoding serine/threonine protein kinase, which produces MKFAFAPESKPLEGYTIKRAIHRGGFGEVYYALSDAGKEVALKLLRQNTDIELRGVTQCLNLKHPNLVSLFDIKEDNDGDHWIIMEYVSGKTLDEVLGQYPNGMPLEKVSLWMEQICQGLSFLHDRGIVHRDMKPANLFIENDIIKIGDIGLSKFITQSRRSAQTQSVGTVYYMAPEVAHGRYGHEVDIYAMGIILYELFTGRVPFEGESTGEILMKHLTDKPDLTRLPEAFREVVARALDKDPQQRTSSVTQFWNEFQAALQGNTEPVDIPESSFSPVTAAPTVTRPNRTNPSGDGIDIDSRNSKQVELEFDSGNPNKHHSERTREEQSSERPHYRKPGEKPVQDKFNRMGNDGWFHKQSNDLAEWSSTQFNEFTTWYNTQTGVAQVAIIAVVLLLVFGTPLLPFVIVLAVLGLMVWGCYSLFLFFLEGGKPAAPPVPPTPPPVQRQAHPLDPISQTVNRYAQKVKKKVRHWSDKEILRRTPPKTVRHISGLQRVTELSSSFGLSTFYVAIFSSLYFFVSEQTVAQSLPTIFFLGSTTLLSVWTLLGVNKLTEGSKLSSIARRLLLVPGALLVGAAAYGLSNYLMVWPNFDFSHDVIDTAFTNQVGDVMLVASGRPTWDAYLLFFVGMFLVRGWWSVSDSYRKKKLRILSILWTGFLTFAQVCFFAFPLELALFWSVVSATVIQLSSNWTPPRDRLYIAEEK; this is translated from the coding sequence ATGAAATTCGCCTTCGCACCAGAATCGAAACCGCTGGAAGGATACACGATCAAACGTGCTATCCATCGGGGAGGGTTCGGCGAGGTTTATTATGCCCTCAGCGACGCGGGTAAAGAAGTCGCGCTGAAACTGCTTCGCCAGAACACCGACATCGAGCTCCGCGGTGTCACTCAATGTTTGAACCTGAAACATCCCAACCTCGTTTCCTTGTTTGATATTAAAGAAGACAACGACGGCGATCATTGGATCATCATGGAGTATGTTTCCGGTAAAACTCTCGACGAAGTTCTGGGCCAATACCCAAACGGCATGCCACTCGAAAAGGTATCGCTGTGGATGGAGCAGATATGTCAGGGGTTGAGCTTCCTGCACGATAGAGGAATTGTCCACCGGGACATGAAACCGGCCAACCTGTTTATCGAAAACGACATCATCAAAATTGGCGATATTGGTCTCTCCAAGTTCATTACTCAGAGCCGCCGCAGCGCGCAGACACAGTCAGTGGGAACCGTTTACTACATGGCTCCCGAAGTTGCCCACGGTCGTTATGGACATGAAGTCGACATCTACGCAATGGGAATTATTCTGTATGAGCTATTCACGGGCCGGGTTCCCTTTGAAGGGGAGTCGACCGGAGAGATCTTAATGAAACATCTGACGGACAAACCTGATCTTACTCGTCTACCGGAAGCATTCCGCGAAGTCGTCGCGCGGGCCTTGGATAAAGATCCCCAGCAACGGACCAGTTCCGTCACGCAGTTCTGGAATGAATTCCAAGCAGCCCTGCAAGGAAACACCGAGCCAGTCGATATTCCCGAAAGCTCATTCAGCCCGGTTACCGCTGCCCCCACCGTCACTCGTCCAAACAGGACAAATCCAAGCGGCGACGGTATCGATATCGACAGCCGAAACAGCAAGCAGGTGGAATTGGAATTCGATTCAGGCAATCCGAATAAGCACCACTCAGAGAGAACCAGAGAAGAACAATCTTCAGAGAGACCACATTACCGCAAGCCGGGTGAAAAACCTGTTCAGGATAAATTCAACCGAATGGGGAATGATGGTTGGTTCCACAAGCAATCGAACGATCTAGCCGAGTGGTCTTCGACTCAATTTAATGAGTTCACTACATGGTACAACACCCAAACGGGTGTCGCTCAGGTTGCTATCATTGCAGTGGTACTCCTCTTGGTCTTTGGAACTCCACTGTTACCTTTTGTCATTGTACTGGCCGTCTTGGGATTGATGGTGTGGGGATGTTATTCCCTCTTCCTGTTTTTCCTCGAAGGGGGCAAACCTGCCGCTCCACCCGTCCCCCCGACGCCTCCTCCCGTGCAACGCCAAGCTCACCCACTCGATCCGATTTCTCAGACAGTGAACCGATACGCACAGAAAGTGAAGAAGAAAGTTCGCCATTGGTCGGACAAGGAAATTCTCCGCCGGACGCCCCCTAAAACGGTACGGCACATCAGTGGATTACAGCGGGTTACCGAACTGAGTAGTTCTTTCGGTCTATCTACATTCTATGTCGCGATTTTTTCGAGCTTGTATTTCTTTGTTTCGGAACAGACCGTCGCCCAGAGTTTGCCCACAATCTTCTTTCTCGGTTCAACCACCTTGCTCTCCGTCTGGACATTGCTTGGCGTGAATAAATTGACGGAAGGTTCGAAGCTCTCCAGTATCGCGCGGCGATTACTGTTGGTCCCCGGAGCGTTGTTAGTCGGAGCAGCCGCTTATGGGCTTTCAAACTACTTGATGGTCTGGCCTAACTTTGACTTCTCCCACGATGTCATCGATACCGCTTTCACCAATCAAGTGGGAGACGTGATGCTGGTCGCTTCCGGACGCCCCACTTGGGATGCATATCTGCTCTTCTTCGTTGGGATGTTCCTCGTCCGCGGTTGGTGGAGTGTCTCCGATAGCTATCGCAAAAAGAAATTACGAATCCTCTCCATTCTGTGGACCGGTTTCCTCACCTTCGCGCAGGTTTGTTTCTTCGCTTTCCCTTTGGAACTGGCTCTCTTCTGGTCGGTCGTCAGTGCGACAGTCATTCAGTTGTCCTCCAATTGGACACCTCCTCGTGACCGTCTTTATATCGCGGAGGAGAAATAA
- the mnmA gene encoding tRNA 2-thiouridine(34) synthase MnmA → MSTRVVLAMSGGVDSSAAAHLLQQQGYEVIGLFMRSGVAAEEACALPIDNPLPVLNSKSHKQGCCSASDAADARRVADKLDIPFHALNFQDAFGRIKDYFADEYLAGRTPNPCVMCNIWLKFGKLWDFASSVGAEKIATGHYARLVPDETTGTISLRRGTDRKKDQTYVLFGINPDLLDKIIFPVCDFEKSDLREMARQAGINTHDKKDSQEICFIPDQDYVGFIQRYRGDFDTSGELVDTAGNVVGQHAGFQNFTIGQRKGLGVTFGEPRFVVEINPDTKQVVLGTREDLGRHELEADQMNVLVPNLPDRFRCQAMIRYQHTPADCDVELLGDDRFRVQFDNPQYGVAPGQACVLYDDDRVLGGGWIC, encoded by the coding sequence ATGTCCACGCGGGTCGTGTTGGCGATGAGTGGAGGGGTCGATAGTTCGGCCGCCGCCCATTTGCTGCAACAACAAGGTTACGAGGTGATTGGCCTCTTCATGCGGTCGGGAGTGGCTGCCGAAGAAGCGTGCGCGCTTCCCATCGATAATCCCCTGCCCGTGCTGAATTCTAAAAGTCACAAGCAGGGCTGTTGCTCCGCTTCCGACGCCGCCGATGCTCGCCGTGTGGCTGACAAGTTGGACATTCCCTTCCATGCTCTGAACTTTCAGGATGCCTTCGGGCGGATCAAAGATTATTTCGCCGATGAATACCTCGCCGGACGCACTCCCAACCCGTGCGTGATGTGTAACATCTGGTTAAAGTTTGGCAAACTGTGGGACTTCGCCTCTTCCGTCGGGGCCGAAAAAATTGCAACGGGCCACTATGCCCGGTTGGTTCCCGATGAAACAACGGGCACGATCTCCTTGCGACGCGGGACTGATCGCAAGAAGGATCAGACTTACGTTCTGTTTGGGATCAATCCGGACTTGCTCGATAAGATTATCTTTCCTGTTTGCGATTTTGAAAAATCGGACTTACGGGAGATGGCGCGACAGGCGGGGATTAATACGCACGACAAAAAAGACAGCCAGGAAATCTGCTTTATTCCTGATCAGGATTATGTGGGCTTCATTCAACGCTACAGGGGCGACTTTGATACAAGTGGTGAACTGGTCGATACAGCAGGAAATGTCGTCGGGCAGCATGCCGGATTTCAGAACTTCACGATTGGTCAACGCAAGGGCCTCGGCGTCACCTTCGGCGAACCTCGCTTTGTGGTAGAGATCAATCCAGATACCAAACAAGTCGTTCTGGGAACTCGTGAAGATCTTGGAAGACATGAACTGGAAGCGGACCAGATGAACGTGCTCGTTCCCAACCTGCCCGACCGTTTCCGCTGTCAGGCGATGATTCGCTACCAGCACACCCCCGCCGATTGCGATGTCGAACTGCTGGGCGACGACCGGTTCCGCGTTCAGTTCGACAACCCACAATACGGTGTCGCCCCCGGCCAAGCCTGCGTTCTCTATGACGACGACCGCGTCCTCGGTGGCGGTTGGATCTGCTGA
- the mreC gene encoding rod shape-determining protein MreC has product MVRRRPSIFVVVSLLLLALILFLAPADVGQKLSLTVREGLKPGLLAIVLAREAWPKYQPVDHSPQLASLEEEVGQLRQKLQAARAEAIRLQEQVTEQQQYVQFPFRAEKSEILVLPELVTARVLSQPLQQAWKNELLLDAGGNSGVAESHWVLSSNNSIFDLGEDHSVQQEDLVLAGRVIVGRVSQVGHWSSTIQGVTDEEFSARARLIRQVGQQYVTGADGLLIGTGEGHCQLTLVNNEEVVHVGDEVYTVPEESPQGYPLYFGKVVRAELDGGSLEWTIDVEPAVQQTRFTQVEILRQKMNPHRMLAN; this is encoded by the coding sequence ATGGTCAGGAGACGTCCTTCCATTTTTGTGGTTGTCAGCCTGTTGCTGCTGGCATTGATTCTGTTTCTGGCACCGGCAGACGTTGGCCAGAAGCTGAGTTTGACGGTGCGCGAAGGTTTAAAACCAGGGCTACTCGCCATTGTATTGGCGAGGGAGGCCTGGCCCAAGTATCAACCTGTAGATCACTCGCCACAACTGGCATCGCTTGAAGAAGAAGTCGGTCAACTCAGACAGAAACTCCAAGCGGCCCGCGCCGAAGCAATCCGACTACAGGAACAAGTCACCGAGCAGCAACAGTATGTGCAGTTTCCCTTCCGCGCAGAGAAGTCGGAAATATTAGTGCTGCCGGAACTGGTCACCGCCAGAGTGTTGAGCCAACCGTTACAGCAGGCGTGGAAGAATGAATTGCTGCTCGATGCTGGTGGAAACAGCGGTGTGGCCGAATCACACTGGGTTCTCAGCAGCAACAATTCCATCTTCGACTTAGGTGAGGATCATTCGGTTCAACAGGAAGATCTGGTTCTCGCCGGTCGTGTGATCGTGGGACGTGTCTCTCAAGTAGGGCATTGGAGCAGCACAATTCAAGGTGTCACCGATGAAGAGTTCTCCGCCCGCGCCCGATTGATTCGACAAGTGGGGCAGCAATACGTCACCGGCGCCGACGGACTCCTGATAGGCACCGGTGAAGGGCATTGCCAATTGACGCTGGTGAATAATGAGGAAGTCGTCCATGTCGGCGACGAGGTTTATACTGTTCCCGAAGAGAGTCCACAGGGTTACCCCCTCTACTTTGGAAAAGTTGTCCGGGCGGAACTGGATGGAGGAAGTCTGGAATGGACCATCGACGTCGAACCCGCCGTTCAACAAACCCGGTTTACCCAAGTCGAAATCCTCCGTCAAAAAATGAACCCCCATCGAATGCTGGCCAACTAG
- a CDS encoding dihydrodipicolinate synthase family protein has protein sequence MPRLESRLNPGIISVLQTPFDAEGHFDSASMGRLVEDAIQSGVNGFLVPAVASEVAFLTEAERFEIVRLVANVNAKRVPIILGASAYEASECQKFASLTEEIEAAAWLVAVPGELYEQPDRIVPFFQEVSSATETPLIIQDLQWNGSGLNIAQMEELQQALPTLDGIKIETVPAGPKYTAVRERFGDDFFIAGGWAVPQWIEALDRGVDAMIPETAMIPVYAAILNDYQTGNRARALDRFRRLLPVLTFTNQEIGLSIAFFKRLLVRRGIFKHDTMRLPGFTWDRYNDRIANELIELYFELENEFGGHD, from the coding sequence GTGCCTCGTCTCGAATCCAGACTGAACCCCGGAATCATCTCTGTCCTGCAAACGCCGTTTGATGCGGAGGGCCACTTTGATTCCGCTAGCATGGGGCGGCTTGTCGAAGATGCCATTCAATCCGGAGTGAATGGGTTCCTGGTCCCGGCCGTCGCCAGTGAAGTGGCGTTTCTGACTGAGGCCGAACGATTTGAAATTGTGCGCCTGGTTGCCAACGTGAATGCGAAACGGGTCCCGATCATTCTGGGAGCTTCTGCATATGAAGCATCGGAGTGTCAGAAGTTCGCGTCGCTAACAGAAGAGATCGAGGCCGCTGCCTGGCTTGTCGCTGTTCCGGGTGAACTCTATGAACAGCCCGACAGGATAGTCCCGTTCTTCCAGGAAGTCAGCAGTGCAACAGAGACCCCCTTGATCATTCAGGATCTGCAATGGAACGGTTCCGGGTTAAACATCGCACAGATGGAAGAGTTGCAACAAGCTCTTCCGACCTTGGACGGAATCAAAATCGAGACAGTTCCCGCCGGTCCCAAGTACACCGCAGTGAGGGAACGCTTCGGGGATGACTTTTTCATCGCCGGTGGCTGGGCCGTGCCGCAGTGGATTGAAGCACTTGACCGGGGTGTCGACGCCATGATCCCGGAGACGGCTATGATCCCCGTCTACGCAGCCATCCTCAACGATTATCAAACGGGGAATCGAGCACGCGCACTCGACCGGTTCCGGCGACTGCTGCCCGTCCTGACTTTCACCAATCAGGAAATCGGCCTGTCCATTGCCTTCTTCAAACGCTTGCTCGTTCGTCGTGGAATTTTCAAGCACGATACAATGCGGCTCCCCGGATTTACCTGGGACCGGTACAACGATCGAATTGCTAACGAATTGATCGAGCTCTACTTTGAATTGGAGAACGAGTTCGGAGGACACGATTAA